A window of Natrinema salifodinae contains these coding sequences:
- a CDS encoding DUF7331 family protein → MRTDDTSTYHDDRGEQLSGASDEFERYVSYADGDGTIICDRRNPSAWLRSTAVRPCRR, encoded by the coding sequence ATGCGAACGGACGATACCAGCACCTATCACGACGACCGCGGCGAACAGCTCTCGGGAGCGAGCGACGAATTCGAGCGGTACGTGAGCTACGCGGACGGCGACGGGACGATCATCTGCGATCGCCGAAACCCGTCCGCCTGGCTCCGGTCGACGGCCGTCCGACCGTGTCGGCGGTAA